The DNA sequence AATGCAGCAAGCTCAGATGCAACAAGCGCAAACTCAGATGGAGCAGCTCGGTCAATTGCAAAAAGGCCTAGGAGAAAGTGCTAATGGCCTTGGGGAAATTGGCAAAGGACTCGACCAGACGCAAGCCTATTTGGAAGAGATCAGCAAGAACGCCGATCCTTCTTATGTTTATATTCCAGAAGATGCAATTAAGGACAAAGGTTTTAAGCAAGGGACGGAAATGTATCTTTCCAATGATAAGAAAATCACCAAATTTGAAGTGATTCTTGATTATAACCCTTACTCCAAAAGTGCGATGAATCTTGTTGGAAAGGTTAAAGACAGGGTAGACACAACGAAAAAAGGAACTGTGTTTGCCGATAGCAAGACGAAAATCGGTGGTGTCAGCAGCATGAACCATGATTTGCAGCAAATATCTGATGAGGATTATTCACGTACAGCGGTGCTTATGATTGCTGGAATCTTTATTATCCTTGTCATCTTGTTGAAATCACTCGTCATGCCACTATACTTAATCGGTTCATTATTGCTCACTTACTTCACTTCAATGGCAATTGGAGAAGTGATTTTTACAGATATCATGGATTACAGTGGTATGACATGGGCAATTCCATTCTTCGCTTTTGTCATGCTCGTAGCACTTGGAATTGACTATAGTATTTTCCTCATGGGTCGCTTTAATGAAACGAGAACAGGCGATATCATGAATACATTCCTGCAATCGATGAAAGATATGGGGACTGTCGTCATCTCGGCAGCTGTCATTCTTGGCGGGACATTTGCAGCAATGCTGCCGTCAGGTGTCCTCTCGTTGCTTCAGATTGCAACAGTTGTCATCACAGGGCTCTTCTTGTACGCCTTAATCATTTTGCCTCTATTCATTCCGGTTATGGTCCGCCTGTTCGGTCCATTCAACTGGTGGCCATTCAAACGAGAATCAGGCAAGAAGCAGACAGAATAAAAAAACAGCCGTTCTTCCATATTAGGAGGAACGGCTGTTATCTGTTTCAGTTTCTTTGCTTGCCATATGGGCAAGATGGTTTGCACCCCATTCGTGCATCGCTTCCAGGATGGGTCCGAGTGTCTTACCGTATTCTGTAATGGAATATTCGACTTTCGGTGGAACTTGAGCATACACTTCGCGATGGATAATATCCTGCTCCTCAAGCTCGCGCAAATGCATCGTTAGCATACGCTGTGTAATATCAGGGATGTTGCGGCGAAGTTCATTAAAGCGATAAGGTTTGCCTGACAAAAGTATATGCAGTATGACCGGCTTCCATTTGCCGACAATTGCATCCAGGGCGACTACAGTTTGACATTGCATCGGGTTTTTGTCATTTTTCATCTGAAAGGCCTTCTTTCGGTATATTTTTTGATACTATATAACAAAAAACTGCCTACTTTTATTTTTGATATGCAAGGATATAATAAGTATATAGTTGTTTATGTGACACTGAATAAGCATAACATATTTTTTAAAAGAGAGAGGGCAAAAAATGAATTTGCATTTGGACGAAGCAATCAAAAATAGAAGATCATTCTATGGCCTCAGCAAAGAAGCTGTAGCTACAGATGAAAAGATAAAGGAAGTAATCGAATTTGCGGTTGCAAATGCACCAACAGCATTTAATTCCCAAAGCGGACGCGTTGTTGTCCTCCTAGGTTCCGAGCATGATGCATTCTGGGGTCTTACTTCAGATACATTGAAAGAACTCTCTGGAGATAAAGACTTCTCCCAGACTGAATTGAAGATGCAGGCTTTCTCTGCAGGTTATGGAACAGTCCTTTTCTTCGAAGACATGAATGTTGTAAAAGGTTTGCAGGAACAATTCCCTTCTTATAGCGAAGCATTCCCTGGTTATTCTCTACAGTCTTCAGGCATGTTGCAATACATTGTCTGGACTAGCTTGGAATCTCTTGGCTTTGGAGCTTCTTTGCAGCATTACAACCCACTTGTTAACGCTGCAGTCCAGAAAAAATGGGATCTTCCTGAGAGCTGGGAACTAATTGCCCAAATGCCATTCGGCAAGCCAACAGCTCCAGCTGGGGAGAAAGATGTCCAGTCATTGGAAGGCCGAATTAAAGTATTCAAATAATCATCTCTAAAACGCTTTGCATCAATTATGATGCAAAGCGTTTTTTCATTTGGCTTTAAGGCAATAATCAATGTATTAACAAAAAAAGGGTGAGTGTCTTGAAACAGCAGAATTGGATGCCGGAAGAAGAGGGAATCGACCATACGGCAGGAGTCATCAGAGAAGGTTATATGTATATTCCGAATCGGATTCGCAGTTACCAGACACCTGTTTTCAAAACAAAGATTCTGGGAGCCGATGCAATTTGCATGAGCGGACAACAGGCGACCGAGCTTTTCTATGATACGGAGAAGTTTGAACGCAGTAGTGCCGCGCCTCAGCGTGTGTTGAAAACACTATTCGGTAAAGACGGTGTCCAAACACTCGATGGAGACGAGCATCGTAATCGGAAAGAGATGTTTATGTCTCTGATGACGAAGGAGCGGTTAGAGAAGCTCCGGCAATTGACGACCCTTAGATTTGAGGAGAAATTAAATGATTGGAGCTACAAAAAGGAAATTGTTCTGTATGAAGAAATGAAGAAGATGCTTACGCGCATTGCCTGTGAGTGGGCTGGCGTACCACTTTATGCAAGTGAACTTGAAAATCGGACAAATCAACTTGCCAAGCTGTTTCAAGATGCAGCTTCAATCGGCATTGGGTATCAAAAATCGGTCAAGAGCCGATCCTCTGCTGAAAAGTGGATTCGCGGACTAATCGAAGATGTAAGAGAGGGGAAATTGAACCCTGAAGATGAAACCGCACTAGCTGTCATGAGTCGTCATAAAAATCTTAATGGTGAGCTGCTTGAGACTCAGACAGCTGCAGTAGATCTACTAAATATTTTGCGACCGATCGTAGCAATTTCAATTTTTGTCAATTTCACTGCACTGGCAGTCTACCA is a window from the Aciduricibacillus chroicocephali genome containing:
- a CDS encoding winged helix-turn-helix transcriptional regulator, yielding MKNDKNPMQCQTVVALDAIVGKWKPVILHILLSGKPYRFNELRRNIPDITQRMLTMHLRELEEQDIIHREVYAQVPPKVEYSITEYGKTLGPILEAMHEWGANHLAHMASKETETDNSRSS
- a CDS encoding nitroreductase family protein; translated protein: MNLHLDEAIKNRRSFYGLSKEAVATDEKIKEVIEFAVANAPTAFNSQSGRVVVLLGSEHDAFWGLTSDTLKELSGDKDFSQTELKMQAFSAGYGTVLFFEDMNVVKGLQEQFPSYSEAFPGYSLQSSGMLQYIVWTSLESLGFGASLQHYNPLVNAAVQKKWDLPESWELIAQMPFGKPTAPAGEKDVQSLEGRIKVFK
- a CDS encoding cytochrome P450, translating into MSVLKQQNWMPEEEGIDHTAGVIREGYMYIPNRIRSYQTPVFKTKILGADAICMSGQQATELFYDTEKFERSSAAPQRVLKTLFGKDGVQTLDGDEHRNRKEMFMSLMTKERLEKLRQLTTLRFEEKLNDWSYKKEIVLYEEMKKMLTRIACEWAGVPLYASELENRTNQLAKLFQDAASIGIGYQKSVKSRSSAEKWIRGLIEDVREGKLNPEDETALAVMSRHKNLNGELLETQTAAVDLLNILRPIVAISIFVNFTALAVYHYPEEAEKLYDGNEDKLQRFVQEVRRFYPFFPFIPAKVRHDFSWKQFEFKQGTLVLLDVYGTNHDPTHWDNPSLFKPDRFKEWEDSPFGFIPQGGGDYSFGHRCAGEWVTTEIMKVCLDFLANRMTFDVPKQDLSFSYVNMPSIPRSKVVLTNIRKK